In the Mesotoga infera genome, one interval contains:
- a CDS encoding NAD-dependent epimerase/dehydratase family protein — protein PIKEEYLLSGYLEETNEPYALAKISGLKMCQYFNKQYGTNFISVMPTNLYGPNDNFDLNTSHVLPALIRKFHEAKINDAPYVKVWGTGSPRREFLYVDDLADACLFLMKNYSGNDFFNVGTGEDVTIKELAELIGEVVGYSGELRFDTSKPDGTPRKLLDVSRIHEAGWSHKTKLLNGLKRTCEWFSKTPH, from the coding sequence ACCAATAAAGGAAGAGTATCTACTCTCTGGATATCTTGAAGAGACAAACGAACCATATGCGCTTGCAAAGATATCTGGACTGAAGATGTGTCAGTACTTCAACAAACAGTATGGCACGAATTTTATAAGCGTGATGCCCACGAATCTATATGGTCCAAACGACAATTTCGATCTAAATACAAGTCATGTGTTACCTGCTCTGATCCGAAAGTTTCACGAAGCAAAGATAAACGATGCTCCTTATGTCAAAGTATGGGGAACGGGTTCTCCAAGAAGAGAGTTCCTGTATGTGGATGATCTCGCAGACGCCTGCCTCTTTCTAATGAAGAATTATTCAGGAAATGACTTCTTCAACGTTGGAACAGGAGAAGACGTAACAATAAAAGAACTAGCAGAGCTTATTGGCGAAGTAGTAGGCTACAGTGGAGAACTCAGGTTCGATACCTCCAAACCAGACGGAACACCAAGGAAACTGCTGGATGTATCTAGGATTCATGAAGCTGGATGGAGTCATAAGACAAAGCTGCTGAACGGACTAAAGAGAACTTGTGAGTGGTTTAGCAAAACTCCCCATTAA
- a CDS encoding alpha-1,2-fucosyltransferase: MFQYCLYCFLKKHNKEVKADCTQYSTTPMHNGFELEKLFDLDIVHANQDLISKLTGGKGLSPTKIFWKLFKKSRVYFEEKVPFSYDPDVLKGNECYLKGYWQNTQYLDPCTEDLRNDFTFPAFSSDKNKRLAVEVAETESVSVHFRRGDFLRGSNLRLFGDICNDQYYLRAIHTIKNRVIEPVFYVFCDDPEWAKNSFTNAHFTVIDWNLGSSSFRDMQLMSLCKHNIISNSTFSWWAAWLNRNSNKTVIAPERMVNKDLDFSGMFPSDWIRLRG; this comes from the coding sequence ATGTTCCAATATTGTCTCTACTGCTTTCTTAAAAAGCATAATAAGGAAGTGAAAGCTGACTGCACTCAGTACTCGACAACGCCAATGCATAATGGATTTGAGCTTGAAAAATTGTTTGATTTGGATATTGTTCATGCTAATCAAGACCTCATTTCAAAGTTAACTGGTGGGAAAGGACTAAGCCCAACAAAAATCTTTTGGAAGCTATTCAAGAAATCACGAGTGTACTTCGAAGAGAAAGTACCATTTTCTTATGACCCAGATGTTTTGAAAGGGAACGAGTGTTACTTAAAGGGCTACTGGCAGAACACACAGTATCTTGATCCTTGTACAGAAGATTTAAGAAATGATTTCACTTTCCCCGCTTTCAGTTCTGACAAGAACAAACGTTTAGCCGTCGAAGTCGCTGAAACAGAATCCGTAAGCGTTCACTTTAGGAGAGGAGACTTTCTAAGAGGCAGCAATTTGAGATTGTTCGGAGACATATGCAATGATCAATACTATCTTCGAGCAATTCATACTATCAAAAATAGGGTGATTGAACCAGTCTTCTATGTTTTTTGCGACGATCCTGAATGGGCCAAGAACAGCTTTACTAATGCTCACTTCACAGTAATTGACTGGAACTTGGGCTCTAGTAGTTTCAGAGATATGCAGCTTATGAGCCTCTGCAAACATAACATCATATCAAACAGTACCTTCAGCTGGTGGGCTGCTTGGCTAAACAGAAACTCAAACAAGACTGTAATTGCTCCTGAAAGAATGGTGAACAAAGACCTTGATTTCTCTGGTATGTTTCCAAGTGACTGGATCCGATTACGGGGATGA